The Gloeocapsa sp. DLM2.Bin57 genomic sequence ATTTGCAGCCTGTTGAGTAGTCATATATTGATTAAACTCCACTATTTCAATGGCTTTCCCTTCTAGCATACTCCGCAAACAAGTTAACCATATCTGCTTCACTTCCTCAGGAATAATACTTTCTTCCCCCCCACTTGTTACCAATTTAGCTTGACTACCTTCACTGGTCAAAAGACTTGTCAATTGCTCAATTCGCTTTACTTCCTCTGACTTTCCTTTAAACAACGTTATTTGTAGTTTATTTGTTGTCATAACTATCTAATCCTTGCCAATAAATCAATTCTAGAACAATAACCGAAATAAACGCAAGCTTCGGGGAAATTTAACGAGCGCAAGAAATAGCGATGCAGCTTTTTTTCTATTAACTTAACTCGGAGACTTTTGACTCCTTTTCTCCGTATTGCAATTAGAAGTGTGGAATGTAAGTCTAAACCAGAGAGCTGAAAATCTGCGAGATTAGGCTCTCACAACATCTTGGTGTAGACCTGTATCTAGCCCCATATCACCGCATCAGGTTTTTCCTTCTATTTTACATGCAGTAAGTGAACACTCGGACTCATATTATTAAGTTTTGCTTGTATTCGTTGTTTAACTGTTGCTAGTAGCACATTTTTACCTTTGAACTTTTCTTGATCGCTTCT encodes the following:
- a CDS encoding helix-turn-helix domain-containing protein codes for the protein MTTNKLQITLFKGKSEEVKRIEQLTSLLTSEGSQAKLVTSGGEESIIPEEVKQIWLTCLRSMLEGKAIEIVEFNQYMTTQQAANILGVSRPFLIKLLEQGEIPYTKVGTHRKIYLEDLINYKEKRDKQREEALDELINMTEELGLYELDEKA